Proteins encoded together in one Maledivibacter sp. window:
- the ftsH gene encoding ATP-dependent zinc metalloprotease FtsH: protein MKKKTLFFIFLSSIILNIIIVAVSRINSKSASHISIRGSTTSLLIVISIFLLIYFLKFDNNSPQFAPAHLKNEKNEKRNEKANETAIGFRDVAGLDEAKEELAEIIDFLKNPDKYRTMGAKIPKGILLHGPPGTGKTLLARAIAGETNSKFIPASGSEFVEKYVGVGAKRVRSLFEKARKEAPSVIFIDEIDAIGAKRTLESNNEKDQTLNQLLIEMDGFNNDQTVIIIGATNRIDMLDEALKRPGRFDRNIFIGNPDIKSREEIFKVHIKNKPISPKIDVKELAKRTHGMSGAHISNIANEAAILAVRNNKKIIDFDDFNNAIEKVIGGLERKNFSILEKEKKRVSFHESGHALMGKILSTDLISKISIIPRSQALGYVMYTPDEERFLITKEELYNKIKVMLGGRAAEEVIFGNISTGAKDDLQKANQLAFQMVCEYGMSDLENRFYEPSLIKNCYDSIDKEINKIIDNCYKDTLVRIKANKELLTKVAGVLYEKETLTGEDLNTIIKNFDSSKNLSII, encoded by the coding sequence TTGAAAAAAAAGACCCTTTTTTTTATTTTTTTATCCTCAATAATTTTAAACATCATAATAGTTGCAGTATCTCGTATTAATAGTAAATCTGCAAGCCATATTAGTATTAGAGGATCTACAACTAGTCTACTAATAGTGATTAGTATCTTTTTATTGATATATTTTTTAAAGTTCGACAATAATTCACCCCAGTTTGCTCCCGCCCATCTTAAAAATGAAAAAAATGAAAAAAGAAACGAAAAGGCAAATGAAACTGCCATAGGTTTTAGGGATGTAGCAGGATTGGATGAAGCAAAGGAAGAACTGGCAGAGATAATTGATTTTTTGAAAAACCCAGATAAATACAGAACTATGGGAGCAAAGATTCCGAAGGGGATTTTGTTACATGGTCCTCCAGGAACGGGAAAAACTTTATTAGCCAGAGCCATTGCAGGTGAAACAAACTCAAAATTTATTCCCGCCAGCGGTTCAGAGTTTGTGGAAAAATATGTTGGAGTAGGAGCAAAAAGAGTACGATCATTATTTGAAAAAGCTAGAAAAGAAGCTCCTTCAGTCATTTTCATAGATGAAATAGATGCCATTGGAGCTAAAAGAACCCTAGAAAGTAATAACGAAAAGGATCAAACATTAAACCAATTATTAATAGAGATGGATGGATTTAACAACGATCAGACTGTTATAATCATAGGAGCCACTAATCGAATTGACATGCTTGACGAAGCCTTAAAACGACCTGGAAGATTTGATAGGAACATATTTATAGGTAATCCGGATATTAAATCTAGGGAAGAAATTTTTAAGGTTCACATTAAAAATAAACCTATAAGTCCCAAAATAGATGTCAAAGAGCTGGCAAAAAGAACCCATGGCATGTCTGGTGCCCATATTTCAAACATCGCTAATGAAGCTGCCATACTAGCGGTAAGAAACAATAAGAAAATAATTGATTTCGATGACTTTAATAATGCCATTGAGAAAGTTATCGGTGGTTTGGAAAGAAAAAATTTTTCCATTTTAGAAAAAGAAAAGAAAAGAGTTTCTTTCCATGAATCGGGCCATGCTTTGATGGGAAAAATACTGAGTACAGACTTAATTTCCAAAATTTCCATTATACCTAGAAGTCAAGCACTAGGATATGTGATGTATACTCCTGACGAAGAGCGTTTTTTAATAACCAAAGAAGAGCTTTATAACAAAATAAAGGTTATGCTGGGGGGAAGAGCCGCAGAAGAAGTGATCTTTGGTAATATTTCAACGGGAGCTAAGGATGACCTCCAAAAAGCAAATCAATTAGCTTTTCAAATGGTTTGTGAATATGGCATGAGTGATTTAGAAAATAGATTCTATGAACCAAGTCTCATCAAGAATTGCTATGACTCAATTGATAAAGAAATAAACAAAATAATCGATAATTGCTACAAGGATACATTAGTAAGAATTAAAGCTAATAAGGAGCTATTAACTAAGGTAGCCGGAGTATTGTATGAAAAAGAAACATTGACAGGAGAAGATTTAAATACAATAATAAAAAATTTTGACAGTTCCAAAAATCTTTCAATCATATAA
- the rplT gene encoding 50S ribosomal protein L20: MARVKKAVNAKKKHKKILKLAKGYYGAKSKIFKAANPAVIRSLRYAYIGRKLRKRDFRKLWISRINAAARMNDISYSRLINGLKLANVNINRKMLSEMAIHDAEGFKQLVEVAKSKLNA; this comes from the coding sequence ATGGCTAGAGTTAAAAAGGCTGTTAATGCTAAGAAAAAGCATAAAAAAATATTAAAGCTTGCTAAAGGTTATTATGGTGCAAAAAGTAAAATATTCAAGGCTGCAAATCCTGCAGTAATAAGATCTCTAAGATACGCGTATATAGGACGTAAATTAAGAAAGAGAGATTTTAGAAAATTATGGATATCAAGAATTAATGCTGCAGCAAGAATGAATGATATTTCATATAGCAGATTAATCAATGGATTAAAGCTTGCTAATGTTAATATAAATAGAAAAATGCTTTCTGAAATGGCTATCCATGATGCAGAAGGATTTAAGCAACTTGTAGAAGTAGCAAAATCAAAATTAAATGCATAA
- the infC gene encoding translation initiation factor IF-3: MKKKQEINESIRDREVRLIDSNGEQLGIVSSRKALELAAERKLDLVKIAPNAKPPVCKIMDFGKYKYEQAKREKEAKKKQKVINVKEVRLSLNIEEHDLNTKANRAIKFLEKGDKVKVSLRFKGRELGHTYLGVDVLNKFFSIVSEVCSMEKKPKMEGRSMIMILAPKN; this comes from the coding sequence ATTAAAAAGAAGCAGGAAATTAATGAATCTATAAGAGATCGTGAAGTGAGATTAATTGACTCTAATGGAGAACAGCTTGGTATAGTGTCATCAAGAAAGGCTCTTGAATTGGCAGCAGAACGCAAACTGGATTTGGTGAAGATAGCTCCAAATGCTAAACCTCCAGTATGCAAAATAATGGATTTCGGAAAGTACAAGTATGAACAAGCAAAGAGAGAAAAAGAAGCAAAGAAAAAACAAAAAGTAATTAATGTAAAAGAAGTAAGATTAAGTCTTAATATAGAAGAACATGATTTAAACACAAAGGCTAACAGAGCAATTAAGTTTCTTGAAAAAGGTGATAAAGTAAAGGTTTCTTTAAGATTTAAAGGAAGAGAGCTAGGACATACTTATTTAGGTGTAGATGTCTTGAATAAATTCTTCTCTATAGTATCAGAAGTTTGTTCTATGGAGAAAAAGCCTAAAATGGAAGGTAGAAGTATGATAATGATATTAGCTCCAAAAAATTAG
- a CDS encoding TrkH family potassium uptake protein yields MQFAYINKLKLKYSIEVITIEKNNTINNYKLNPAQILVLGFASVILLGAILLNLPIASTTGESVGFVNSIFTATSAVCVTGLVVVDTGTYWTMFGKIVILMLIQIGGLGFMTMATLVAFIIGKRISLRERLIMQEALNQFNISGLVRLTKHILFTTFIIEGIGAFFLSLRFIPQYGRPKGILFGIFHSVSAFCNAGFDLIGQGRSLTPYVDDVLVNVVIWLLIIIGGLGFTVIMDLLRFKKFSKLTLHTKLVLYISGILILTGFVFSFIFEFNNPETLGNLSAKGKFLGSMFQAITPRTAGFNTLPMDKLTMASKFFIIILMFIGGSPGSTAGGIKTTTAGVLILSIISIIRGKNDTEIFNRRIAKDVLSRALAIVVIGMLWVLVVIMILSITEANKDFLDIFFETVSAYGTVGLSLGITSKLSLIGKIVISFTMFAGRVGALTIVFALARKQQKKKGLIRYPEGKVMVG; encoded by the coding sequence ATGCAATTTGCTTACATAAATAAATTGAAATTAAAATATTCGATTGAGGTGATTACAATCGAAAAGAATAATACTATAAACAACTATAAATTGAATCCTGCACAGATATTAGTTTTAGGATTTGCAAGTGTGATACTACTTGGAGCTATATTACTGAATCTTCCTATTGCCTCTACAACCGGTGAAAGTGTTGGATTTGTCAATTCTATCTTTACTGCAACTTCAGCAGTATGCGTAACGGGACTGGTTGTGGTAGATACTGGTACGTATTGGACTATGTTTGGGAAAATTGTAATTTTAATGTTGATACAAATTGGTGGGTTAGGTTTTATGACTATGGCCACTCTGGTGGCTTTTATTATTGGTAAGCGTATATCTCTACGTGAAAGGCTGATTATGCAAGAAGCTTTAAACCAATTCAATATTTCAGGACTTGTAAGATTAACTAAACATATTCTTTTTACCACCTTTATAATTGAAGGCATAGGAGCATTTTTTTTGTCTTTGAGATTCATACCACAATATGGAAGACCTAAGGGTATACTATTTGGAATCTTCCATTCGGTTTCCGCCTTTTGTAATGCAGGATTTGATTTGATTGGACAAGGCAGAAGCTTAACACCATATGTTGATGACGTTTTAGTCAATGTTGTCATATGGCTTCTTATTATAATTGGTGGTTTAGGCTTTACCGTTATAATGGATTTACTTAGATTTAAGAAATTCAGCAAATTAACATTACATACTAAATTAGTTTTATATATAAGTGGAATACTAATTTTAACAGGTTTTGTATTTAGTTTTATTTTTGAATTTAATAATCCTGAAACCTTAGGTAATCTTAGTGCAAAGGGAAAATTCTTGGGAAGCATGTTTCAAGCCATAACTCCTAGGACTGCTGGATTTAATACTTTACCAATGGATAAATTAACAATGGCATCAAAGTTTTTTATAATAATCCTAATGTTTATTGGAGGATCACCTGGTTCTACAGCTGGGGGTATAAAGACTACTACGGCTGGAGTGCTAATTCTGTCTATTATTTCGATAATAAGAGGGAAAAATGATACGGAGATTTTCAATAGAAGGATTGCTAAGGATGTATTAAGTAGAGCGTTGGCCATAGTTGTAATAGGCATGCTTTGGGTTTTAGTTGTCATAATGATTCTTTCAATCACAGAGGCAAATAAGGACTTTCTCGATATCTTTTTTGAGACGGTTTCTGCCTATGGTACCGTTGGACTTTCACTAGGAATTACGTCAAAACTTAGCTTGATAGGTAAAATAGTTATATCCTTTACTATGTTTGCCGGGAGAGTAGGAGCTTTGACTATAGTATTTGCACTAGCTAGAAAACAGCAAAAAAAGAAGGGCTTAATAAGATATCCAGAGGGAAAAGTAATGGTAGGTTAG
- a CDS encoding ABC transporter permease — MTESMKVMYKKIGLPRLIISSLFIVICISAYFLELPMISLSSDVLRRFGMFGILTLAMVPSIQCGTGPNFALPIGLVCGLLATVITLEFGLTNSIWLGHGLVPAILIAIPISGLAGYGYSKMLNKIKGSEMLVATYTGFSVVQLFCILWVVLPVKHPEMLWPIGNGIRQTVSLESTFAYVLNDLWSFPLFGIKIPTGLLIFFFLNCLILWLFTQSKTGIALKASGDNPRFAAASGIIDDKYRIIGITLSTILGAIGMIVYCSSYGFMQLYTGPLYMAFPAVAAVLIGGASARKAKISHVIIGVFLFQGLLTVALPVANTVFSQGNLSEILRMIVQNGIILYALTKVGGDS, encoded by the coding sequence ATGACTGAATCAATGAAGGTTATGTATAAAAAGATAGGGTTACCAAGGCTTATTATATCATCTCTTTTCATAGTAATATGTATATCTGCCTACTTTCTTGAATTGCCAATGATATCCCTTTCCTCCGATGTATTGAGAAGATTTGGGATGTTTGGTATTTTGACATTGGCAATGGTTCCCTCCATCCAATGCGGAACAGGGCCTAACTTTGCATTGCCTATTGGATTAGTATGTGGATTGCTAGCTACTGTTATAACACTAGAGTTTGGACTTACAAACAGTATATGGTTGGGGCATGGATTGGTTCCCGCCATCCTTATAGCTATTCCTATTTCAGGACTAGCAGGATATGGATATAGCAAGATGCTTAATAAGATCAAGGGTAGCGAGATGCTTGTTGCTACTTATACTGGATTTTCTGTAGTTCAGTTGTTTTGTATATTATGGGTGGTATTACCTGTTAAGCACCCTGAAATGCTTTGGCCCATAGGAAATGGAATAAGACAAACTGTTTCATTAGAATCAACATTTGCCTATGTTCTTAATGACCTATGGTCATTCCCTTTGTTTGGTATTAAAATCCCCACGGGGTTATTGATATTTTTCTTCCTCAATTGTCTTATACTTTGGTTATTTACTCAAAGTAAAACGGGTATAGCATTGAAGGCTTCGGGAGATAATCCTAGATTTGCCGCGGCATCGGGGATAATAGATGATAAATATAGAATAATAGGTATTACGTTATCTACAATCCTAGGGGCTATAGGGATGATAGTATATTGTTCAAGTTATGGCTTTATGCAGCTTTATACGGGACCTCTATATATGGCATTCCCAGCTGTAGCTGCGGTTTTGATCGGTGGAGCTTCTGCTAGGAAAGCTAAGATATCCCATGTAATTATTGGAGTATTCCTATTCCAAGGATTATTGACTGTGGCATTACCCGTTGCTAACACGGTTTTCAGTCAGGGAAACCTATCGGAGATATTAAGAATGATAGTTCAAAATGGAATAATCTTATATGCATTAACTAAAGTAGGAGGTGATTCTTAG
- a CDS encoding TrkA family potassium uptake protein, which translates to MKKQFVIVGCGRFGSSVAKTLYNMDHEVLVVDRNEETIQSVADHVTHAVQADATDENSIKSLGIRNFDVAVVTIGSNIQSSILVTLMVKELGVKYVVAKAQNELHAKVLYKIGADRVVFPEREMGVRVAHNLVSSNIMDYIELAPDYSIVEVATLNEWIGKSLRELNMRSTYGINVMAIKHGPNIDISPSATDLIEEGDVLVVIGHNDDIQKIEKR; encoded by the coding sequence ATGAAAAAACAATTTGTAATCGTTGGTTGTGGAAGATTTGGCTCAAGTGTTGCCAAAACCCTATATAATATGGACCATGAAGTATTGGTAGTGGATAGAAATGAAGAAACAATACAAAGTGTTGCCGATCATGTTACACATGCTGTTCAAGCCGATGCCACAGATGAAAATTCTATAAAATCCTTGGGAATACGTAATTTTGATGTTGCTGTAGTGACCATTGGGTCAAATATTCAATCTTCTATACTGGTTACTTTGATGGTTAAAGAACTTGGAGTGAAGTATGTGGTAGCTAAAGCTCAAAATGAACTCCATGCAAAGGTATTATATAAGATTGGTGCAGATAGAGTTGTATTTCCGGAAAGAGAAATGGGGGTTAGGGTTGCCCATAACCTAGTTTCTTCAAACATTATGGATTATATTGAACTGGCACCGGACTACAGTATTGTGGAGGTTGCAACCTTAAATGAATGGATAGGTAAGAGCCTGAGAGAATTAAATATGAGGTCTACATATGGAATCAATGTTATGGCTATAAAACATGGACCCAATATTGATATTTCCCCAAGTGCCACAGATTTAATTGAAGAAGGCGATGTTTTGGTTGTTATTGGTCACAATGATGATATACAAAAAATAGAGAAAAGATAG
- a CDS encoding sugar ABC transporter ATP-binding protein yields MEEKFVLQMKNIKKEYYGNQVLKGIDLKVKPGEIHALLGENGAGKSTLMNILFGMAVIHSTGGFEGEVLLDGEVSKVKSPKEAMEMGIGMVHQEFMLIPEFSITENVKLNRELLKDNLISKLTGGNALKSLNKKSMHKDARKALDTLGLDIEEYVKVAGLPVGHMQFVEIAREIDKEGIKLLVFDEPTAVLAESEAVNLINAMKRLADSGIAILFITHRLDEVIQAADNITILRDGELVTTKKKEETNVEELAELMVGRKIEMTNKDRNKESFSKKEEDIIQLKNFTVNMPGEEVKEINLNIKKGEIFGIGGLAGQGKIGIANGIMGLYEADGEIILKGESLKLNDAAESLKNGLAFVSEDRRGVGLLLDSSIENNIVITAIQIKDEFIHKLWLFTLINKGKIRKHALDLIEKLDIRCRGPHQLTRRLSGGNQQKVCLARALTLKPDVLLVSEPTRGIDIGAKKLVLDYLLKLNREEGVTVIMTSSELAELRTICDRIAIITEGKVEGILEPSASDKDFGLMMSGEYHKIYREEA; encoded by the coding sequence TTGGAAGAAAAGTTTGTACTTCAAATGAAAAATATCAAGAAAGAGTACTATGGTAATCAAGTTCTTAAGGGTATAGATTTGAAGGTGAAACCTGGTGAAATACATGCACTGTTAGGTGAAAATGGTGCGGGAAAATCAACACTTATGAATATCTTGTTTGGTATGGCCGTTATTCATTCGACCGGTGGATTTGAAGGTGAAGTTTTATTGGATGGAGAAGTTAGTAAAGTTAAATCTCCTAAGGAAGCGATGGAAATGGGTATAGGAATGGTACATCAAGAGTTCATGCTCATTCCGGAATTTTCTATAACTGAGAATGTTAAGCTCAATCGAGAACTTTTGAAGGATAATCTAATCAGCAAACTTACGGGGGGAAATGCATTAAAGTCCCTCAATAAGAAAAGTATGCATAAGGATGCTCGAAAAGCACTCGATACTTTGGGCTTGGATATAGAGGAATATGTTAAGGTTGCTGGATTGCCCGTTGGACACATGCAGTTTGTTGAAATAGCAAGAGAAATTGATAAAGAAGGCATAAAACTCTTGGTATTTGATGAACCTACAGCGGTTTTAGCTGAAAGTGAGGCGGTCAATCTTATTAATGCAATGAAGAGACTTGCTGATAGTGGTATTGCTATTCTATTTATTACCCATAGATTAGATGAGGTTATACAAGCTGCTGATAATATAACAATTTTGAGGGATGGCGAGCTGGTTACAACTAAGAAGAAAGAAGAAACTAATGTGGAAGAGCTTGCCGAACTTATGGTGGGTAGAAAAATTGAGATGACAAATAAGGATAGAAATAAAGAATCTTTTTCTAAGAAAGAAGAAGATATTATTCAATTAAAGAATTTTACCGTTAATATGCCCGGCGAAGAGGTTAAAGAAATAAATTTAAATATAAAAAAGGGAGAGATATTCGGTATTGGAGGATTGGCAGGGCAGGGTAAGATAGGTATTGCCAACGGAATTATGGGTTTATATGAAGCAGATGGAGAAATCATATTAAAGGGTGAGAGCTTAAAATTGAATGATGCTGCTGAATCCTTGAAAAATGGACTTGCCTTTGTTTCTGAGGACAGAAGAGGAGTCGGACTTCTTTTAGATTCATCTATAGAAAATAATATTGTAATTACAGCTATTCAGATAAAGGATGAGTTTATACACAAATTGTGGCTGTTTACTTTAATAAATAAAGGAAAGATTAGAAAACATGCCTTGGATTTAATTGAAAAATTAGATATTAGATGTAGGGGACCACATCAGCTTACAAGAAGGCTTAGTGGTGGAAACCAACAAAAAGTTTGCCTTGCTAGGGCATTGACCCTTAAACCAGATGTGCTTTTAGTCTCTGAACCAACAAGGGGAATCGATATTGGGGCAAAGAAGTTGGTTCTTGATTATTTGCTCAAGCTCAATCGCGAAGAAGGTGTGACCGTAATAATGACATCAAGTGAATTGGCGGAGTTAAGGACTATTTGTGATAGGATTGCAATAATCACTGAAGGTAAGGTAGAAGGTATATTAGAACCTAGTGCAAGTGATAAGGATTTTGGACTAATGATGTCCGGAGAATATCATAAGATATATAGGGAGGAGGCGTAG
- the rpmI gene encoding 50S ribosomal protein L35, whose translation MPKMKTHRGAAKRLKVTGSGKVKRSKAYKSHILTKKSSKRKRNLRQSGLVSGGDLKRIKKVIPYL comes from the coding sequence ATGCCTAAAATGAAAACTCATAGAGGAGCAGCTAAAAGATTAAAAGTTACAGGATCTGGAAAGGTTAAAAGATCTAAGGCTTATAAAAGTCATATATTAACAAAGAAATCTTCTAAGAGAAAAAGAAACCTACGTCAATCTGGCTTAGTTTCTGGTGGCGATTTAAAAAGAATCAAAAAAGTTATTCCATATCTATAA
- a CDS encoding ABC transporter permease, translated as MTVKIDELKDSPKKTFRFKKFLKEQSVTILFLVVCLISSYYSGYAPGSIVREIITRLARNGFLVLSLIIPVIAGMGLNFGIVIGAMAGQIAIFFVTHWGVSGVPGFFLCIAVATPLAIVFGILTGILFNKTKGQEMIAGMIAGFFTMGLYQFLFLVMMGTVIPVENKVLMISGGVGVRNTIDLSRNRGIKYALDGILRLPFLQTIIVCSVLVAVVFAFLLVKSKSDKRFSIVSRKKMKTYIAFSIIIILSTILIYAVDSRRVAGLKLPMSTFIVIGILCIFNALIVKTKLGQDFRTVGQSMHIAKVSGINVDRVRIIAVTISIVLAAWGQIIFLQNIGTLSTYGSHVQIATFSIAAILIGGASASRATSGQAILGVILFHTLFYVSPKAGNNLFGSAQIGEYFRAFVAYGIIGVSLGLHAWKKLTAKK; from the coding sequence ATGACAGTTAAAATAGACGAACTAAAGGATTCTCCCAAGAAAACATTTAGATTCAAAAAATTTCTTAAGGAGCAAAGTGTTACAATTCTATTTCTTGTAGTTTGCTTGATTAGTAGTTATTATTCAGGGTATGCTCCCGGGTCTATAGTTAGAGAAATAATTACTAGATTGGCTAGGAATGGATTCTTAGTACTTTCTTTAATTATCCCGGTTATTGCTGGTATGGGTCTGAATTTTGGTATAGTTATTGGAGCTATGGCTGGACAAATCGCAATCTTTTTTGTTACCCATTGGGGCGTGTCCGGTGTACCAGGATTTTTCCTTTGTATAGCTGTAGCTACGCCACTGGCAATAGTATTTGGCATATTGACAGGGATATTATTTAATAAAACTAAGGGACAAGAAATGATAGCTGGAATGATAGCTGGTTTCTTTACAATGGGCCTTTATCAATTCCTGTTTTTAGTAATGATGGGTACGGTAATTCCTGTAGAGAATAAGGTTTTAATGATTAGTGGTGGTGTAGGCGTTAGAAATACCATTGATCTCAGTAGAAATAGGGGTATAAAATATGCATTAGATGGAATATTAAGATTGCCATTTTTACAAACGATAATTGTATGTAGTGTTTTAGTGGCTGTTGTGTTTGCATTTTTACTTGTAAAAAGTAAGTCGGATAAAAGGTTTAGCATAGTAAGTAGAAAAAAAATGAAAACCTATATTGCCTTTAGTATAATAATTATTTTGTCTACTATATTAATATATGCTGTAGATTCAAGAAGAGTGGCAGGATTAAAATTGCCAATGAGTACATTTATAGTTATAGGTATTCTATGTATTTTTAATGCTTTGATAGTCAAAACAAAGCTAGGGCAGGACTTTAGGACAGTAGGACAAAGCATGCATATAGCTAAGGTCTCAGGTATCAATGTTGATAGGGTTAGGATTATTGCTGTAACCATATCCATAGTATTGGCGGCTTGGGGACAAATTATATTTTTACAGAATATAGGAACCTTGAGTACCTATGGAAGCCACGTTCAGATAGCTACATTTTCCATAGCTGCTATATTAATAGGTGGGGCGTCTGCATCTAGAGCCACTAGTGGGCAGGCGATTCTAGGAGTTATTCTGTTCCATACACTTTTCTATGTATCGCCTAAGGCTGGTAACAATCTTTTCGGATCGGCTCAAATAGGTGAATATTTTAGGGCCTTTGTTGCATATGGAATAATAGGGGTTTCCCTTGGACTCCACGCGTGGAAAAAACTTACTGCAAAAAAATAA
- a CDS encoding DUF3798 domain-containing protein codes for MFKKFLAILLVLTLLVGLTACGQKPAATEEPAAKAEEPAPATEEPAAKTEEPAADGNWKIGIMTGTVSQNEEEYRAAERVLKEYGKEHIMIMTYPDKFMDEQETTIANVASMAEDPDCKAIIFVQAVPGASAAIDKAREINPDLLVIAGQPGEDPGTISSKADIVLSPDDLGMGTEIPAQAKKQGAKVFVHYSFPRHMSYALLSARRDIFKEECKKLGMEFVDATAPDPTGDAGVPGAQQFILEDVPRMVEKYGKDTAFFSTNCAMQVPLIKSVVDQGAIYPQPCCPSPYHGFPSALGIEIPEDKQGDVAYVVDEITAKMKAAGMEGRTSTWPVPVAMMFIEAGADYAKAYIDGETEGKFDQAVLKDKFEAYAETEIKMTSLEENGNKYDNYIMVLLDFLTF; via the coding sequence ATGTTTAAGAAGTTTTTAGCTATTTTATTAGTTCTAACTTTATTAGTTGGATTGACCGCATGTGGACAAAAACCTGCTGCAACTGAAGAACCAGCAGCCAAAGCTGAAGAACCAGCTCCTGCAACCGAAGAGCCGGCAGCTAAAACTGAAGAACCAGCTGCTGATGGAAACTGGAAGATAGGTATAATGACTGGTACTGTTTCTCAAAATGAAGAAGAGTACAGGGCAGCGGAAAGAGTTTTAAAAGAATATGGTAAAGAGCATATTATGATAATGACTTATCCAGATAAGTTTATGGATGAGCAAGAGACAACTATAGCTAATGTGGCTAGTATGGCAGAAGATCCAGATTGTAAAGCCATTATATTCGTACAGGCAGTTCCAGGGGCATCTGCGGCCATAGATAAAGCAAGGGAAATTAACCCTGACCTTTTAGTTATAGCAGGTCAACCGGGGGAAGATCCAGGTACAATATCTTCTAAAGCTGATATAGTACTTAGTCCCGATGATTTAGGAATGGGTACAGAAATACCGGCTCAAGCTAAGAAGCAAGGGGCAAAAGTGTTTGTGCATTATTCATTCCCAAGACATATGTCCTATGCTCTTCTTTCCGCTAGAAGAGACATATTTAAAGAAGAATGTAAAAAGCTTGGAATGGAGTTTGTAGATGCCACAGCTCCAGACCCAACAGGCGACGCTGGGGTTCCCGGTGCGCAACAATTTATTCTTGAAGATGTACCTAGAATGGTAGAGAAATATGGTAAGGATACTGCATTCTTTAGTACTAACTGTGCTATGCAGGTTCCTCTTATAAAATCAGTTGTAGATCAAGGTGCTATATATCCACAACCTTGCTGTCCATCTCCATATCATGGATTCCCGTCAGCACTTGGTATCGAGATTCCTGAGGATAAACAAGGGGATGTTGCTTATGTTGTTGATGAAATCACAGCTAAAATGAAGGCTGCTGGCATGGAAGGTAGAACCTCTACATGGCCTGTTCCCGTAGCTATGATGTTTATAGAAGCTGGAGCTGATTATGCTAAGGCATATATCGATGGTGAAACAGAGGGTAAGTTTGATCAAGCTGTATTAAAAGATAAGTTTGAAGCCTATGCTGAAACAGAAATTAAAATGACTTCTCTTGAAGAAAATGGAAATAAATACGACAATTATATAATGGTATTACTTGATTTCTTAACATTCTAA